The following are encoded together in the Mycolicibacterium arabiense genome:
- a CDS encoding enoyl-CoA hydratase, with amino-acid sequence MHVVSEQNDAPLVLVDRTRPDVAVVTLNRPERMNSMAFDVMVPLKAALDELTHDNSVRAVVLTGAGRGFSSGADHKSAGSVPHVAGLTRPTFALRSMEVLDDVILAIRKLHQPVIAAVNGAAIGGGLCLALACDIRVAAEGAYFRAAGINNGLTASELGLSYLLPRAIGTSRAFELMLTGRDVDAAEAERIGLVSRAVPDGELLDTCYEMAERIAGFSRPGIELTKRTLWSGLDAGSLEGHMQAEGLGQLYVRLLTANFEEAVAARAEKRPAVFTDDK; translated from the coding sequence GTGCACGTCGTGAGCGAGCAGAACGACGCGCCCCTCGTCCTCGTCGACCGGACGCGGCCAGACGTCGCAGTGGTCACCCTCAACCGCCCCGAGCGGATGAACTCGATGGCGTTCGACGTCATGGTGCCCCTCAAGGCGGCCCTCGACGAGCTGACCCACGACAACTCGGTGCGCGCCGTGGTGCTGACCGGGGCAGGACGCGGGTTCTCGTCGGGAGCCGACCACAAGTCGGCAGGATCGGTCCCGCACGTCGCCGGCCTCACCCGGCCGACGTTCGCGCTGCGGTCGATGGAGGTGCTCGACGACGTGATCCTCGCCATACGCAAGCTGCACCAGCCCGTCATCGCGGCGGTCAACGGGGCGGCCATCGGTGGCGGGTTGTGTCTGGCACTGGCCTGCGACATCAGGGTCGCCGCCGAGGGCGCCTACTTCCGCGCGGCGGGCATCAACAACGGTCTCACCGCGAGCGAACTCGGGCTGTCCTACCTGCTACCACGGGCGATCGGCACCTCGCGGGCGTTCGAACTCATGCTGACCGGGCGGGACGTCGACGCCGCCGAAGCCGAGCGCATCGGACTGGTGTCTCGCGCCGTGCCCGACGGCGAGCTACTGGACACCTGCTACGAGATGGCCGAGCGCATCGCAGGGTTCTCCCGGCCGGGTATCGAGTTGACCAAGCGCACGCTCTGGAGTGGACTGGACGCCGGTAGCCTGGAAGGTCACATGCAGGCCGAAGGTCTGGGCCAACTCTACGTGCGTCTGCTCACCGCCAACTTCGAGGAGGCGGTCGCTGCGCGCGCCGAGAAACGGCCCGCGGTCTTCACCGACGACAAGTGA
- the trxA gene encoding thioredoxin yields the protein MSTQDITAEKFNETITDNEIVLVDFWAEWCGPCKAFAPTFSASSDKHPDVVHAKVDTEAEPGLAQAAEIQAIPTLMAFKKGHMVFRHSGMLPAKDLDAVISQIKDFDIEAAIASQGEADQA from the coding sequence GTGAGCACGCAAGACATCACTGCCGAGAAGTTCAACGAGACCATCACCGACAACGAGATCGTGCTGGTCGATTTCTGGGCGGAATGGTGTGGTCCCTGCAAGGCCTTCGCGCCGACGTTCTCCGCCTCGTCTGACAAGCACCCCGACGTGGTGCACGCCAAGGTGGACACCGAGGCGGAACCGGGACTCGCCCAGGCGGCCGAGATCCAGGCGATCCCGACTCTGATGGCCTTCAAGAAGGGCCACATGGTGTTCCGGCACTCCGGGATGCTGCCCGCCAAGGACCTGGACGCCGTGATCTCCCAGATCAAGGACTTCGACATCGAGGCGGCCATCGCCTCGCAGGGCGAAGCCGACCAGGCCTGA